A region from the Paenarthrobacter aurescens genome encodes:
- a CDS encoding SRPBCC domain-containing protein, with the protein MTVVSVNKDVEALSFSIVSEFDADVQRVWRIWEDPRQLERWWGPPTWPATFETHEFTVGGKAAYYMTGPDGTKARGWWKFTAINSPDRLEFDDGFADEQGEPVDDLGVTHATVKLEPLENRTRMTITSTFDSKEQMQKMAEMGMEDGMREALEQIDAVLSEPANA; encoded by the coding sequence ATGACTGTTGTCAGCGTAAACAAAGATGTTGAGGCCCTGAGCTTCAGCATTGTTTCAGAATTCGATGCCGACGTGCAGCGCGTCTGGAGGATCTGGGAAGACCCCCGGCAGCTGGAGCGTTGGTGGGGACCGCCCACGTGGCCGGCCACTTTTGAGACGCATGAGTTCACTGTGGGCGGGAAGGCCGCCTACTACATGACCGGGCCTGACGGCACCAAGGCGCGGGGCTGGTGGAAGTTCACCGCCATCAACTCCCCGGACCGCCTCGAGTTCGACGACGGCTTTGCAGACGAGCAAGGCGAGCCCGTGGATGACCTGGGTGTCACTCACGCCACCGTGAAACTCGAACCGTTGGAAAACCGCACCCGGATGACCATCACGTCCACCTTCGACTCCAAAGAGCAGATGCAGAAAATGGCCGAGATGGGCATGGAAGACGGCATGCGTGAGGCGCTTGAGCAGATCGATGCCGTGCTGTCGGAGCCAGCCAACGCCTGA
- a CDS encoding metalloregulator ArsR/SmtB family transcription factor: MVVDQLRTHLSDAETDRLFQALADATRRDIVARVTAGEYSVSGLAALYTMSFAAVQKHVAVLERASLVTKEKRGREQIVRGNHEGLQKARHLLDQLEMIWRQRAGRIADILAQDDERDLP; encoded by the coding sequence ATGGTTGTAGATCAGCTCCGAACCCATCTCTCTGACGCCGAAACTGACCGGCTCTTTCAGGCTTTGGCCGATGCTACGCGCAGGGACATTGTGGCGAGGGTGACGGCGGGGGAGTACTCGGTCTCCGGGCTTGCTGCGCTCTACACCATGAGTTTCGCGGCCGTGCAGAAGCATGTTGCGGTCCTGGAACGGGCCTCCCTGGTGACCAAGGAGAAGCGCGGGAGGGAGCAGATTGTGCGGGGAAACCATGAAGGACTTCAGAAAGCCCGCCATCTGCTGGATCAACTTGAAATGATCTGGCGGCAACGCGCCGGCCGGATTGCGGACATACTCGCCCAAGATGATGAAAGGGATCTGCCATGA
- a CDS encoding MurR/RpiR family transcriptional regulator yields MEEDFDSSTLTEWLDSRVRGRKLAARQMQVIGILRSQPRLASYGSVSDIAAVAASNASTVTRTAQTLGFKGWADFQFELRSRFLASLSAVEVAAEHNGHISSPAQAAVSTDRANLAHFERSLDAQALHDIAKAISGARQTFIVAAGSYAIPGKALEHNAIIAGYNVRLLDADVAALTNAIARLGAEDLVIAISLWRVYDSTMRAVEIAHHLGTPIVSITDSAGSPVAVHADHRIVVPTEGAGFFPSLTGAVAAVQAIAVELASLDRERSNQNIAASERTWDQMRIMHPRSSS; encoded by the coding sequence GTGGAAGAAGATTTCGACTCGTCAACGTTGACTGAGTGGCTGGACAGCCGCGTCCGGGGGCGGAAGCTCGCGGCGCGCCAAATGCAGGTGATCGGCATCCTGCGGTCCCAGCCCAGGCTTGCCTCCTACGGCTCCGTCAGCGACATTGCCGCTGTGGCCGCATCCAACGCCTCCACGGTCACCAGAACCGCGCAAACACTGGGATTCAAGGGGTGGGCGGACTTTCAATTTGAGCTGCGTTCACGCTTCCTGGCATCGCTCAGCGCCGTGGAAGTCGCCGCTGAACACAATGGCCACATCAGTAGCCCCGCCCAGGCGGCGGTGTCCACCGACCGGGCGAATCTGGCCCACTTTGAGCGCAGCCTTGACGCGCAAGCTCTTCATGACATTGCGAAGGCGATCTCCGGGGCGCGGCAGACTTTCATCGTTGCTGCGGGAAGTTACGCCATCCCCGGCAAAGCTTTGGAGCACAACGCCATCATTGCCGGATACAACGTCCGGCTCCTTGATGCCGACGTCGCAGCCCTCACCAATGCCATTGCACGGCTTGGTGCAGAAGACCTGGTGATCGCCATCAGCCTCTGGCGGGTTTACGACAGTACGATGCGGGCCGTGGAAATCGCCCATCATCTTGGCACGCCCATCGTTTCCATTACGGACAGCGCCGGTTCGCCCGTGGCAGTGCACGCCGACCACAGGATTGTGGTGCCCACTGAAGGTGCGGGTTTCTTCCCTTCCCTGACAGGTGCCGTTGCCGCGGTCCAGGCGATCGCCGTCGAGCTTGCCTCGTTGGATCGCGAACGATCCAATCAGAACATCGCCGCTTCGGAGCGGACCTGGGACCAGATGCGCATCATGCATCCCCGCTCAAGTTCCTGA
- a CDS encoding MFS transporter — protein MSLTARLDRLALSRPHYKLLLIGGLGYSFDGMDGAVVAFLLPRIQELWGLSTASLGLVGSAAPFGFFFGAILAGWMGDRFGRKKVMLWALAFYCLMSVVAAMAPNFEIFLIARIFAGLGAGAESVIIAPFLSEFIPPKRRGWFIGTLAGFFSFGFVGAALIGRFVVPLGEDGWRWAQVITAVPILLLLWWRRSLPESPRYLISRGRMAEATDVVERFEQSVVKATGKPLAPLPAAEEEITKHQQKISIWNALKFMWSKAMRRRTAVIWLIWFVITFSYYGFFSWIPTLLVGRGITITKSFEFSILIYLAQIPGYFSAAWLCDRIDRKNTIALYLAGSAVSAFWLSQSNDSGMILLAAATLSFFLNGTYAGVYAYTPELFPTWMRATGVGLASAVGRIGSILAPSIIGIFAASLGFGGVFTMTTVVLTIGVLGVVIFGASTAGKSLEDINTRAEHDPAAAGTTSK, from the coding sequence ATGTCTCTCACAGCACGCTTGGATCGTCTGGCTCTCAGTCGACCACACTACAAGCTTCTCCTCATTGGAGGCCTCGGCTACTCGTTCGACGGTATGGACGGGGCAGTGGTTGCATTCCTGCTCCCCCGCATCCAGGAACTGTGGGGCCTGAGCACCGCCAGCCTCGGATTGGTTGGCTCGGCGGCCCCGTTCGGCTTCTTCTTCGGCGCAATTCTGGCAGGGTGGATGGGCGACCGCTTCGGCCGCAAGAAGGTCATGTTGTGGGCTCTGGCCTTCTACTGCCTCATGTCAGTGGTGGCAGCGATGGCCCCCAACTTCGAAATCTTCCTCATTGCACGGATCTTTGCGGGATTGGGAGCGGGCGCTGAAAGCGTGATCATCGCGCCCTTCCTGTCAGAGTTCATCCCCCCGAAGCGCCGCGGCTGGTTCATTGGAACACTGGCCGGCTTCTTCTCCTTCGGCTTCGTGGGCGCTGCACTCATCGGCCGTTTTGTTGTCCCGCTGGGCGAAGACGGCTGGCGCTGGGCGCAGGTCATCACCGCAGTCCCCATCCTCCTGCTCCTGTGGTGGCGGCGTAGCCTGCCGGAATCACCCCGGTACCTCATCAGCCGCGGCCGCATGGCGGAAGCCACGGACGTGGTGGAGCGATTTGAGCAGAGCGTCGTCAAAGCCACCGGAAAACCCCTTGCGCCTTTGCCGGCCGCCGAAGAAGAAATCACCAAGCACCAGCAGAAGATCAGCATCTGGAATGCACTCAAGTTCATGTGGTCAAAGGCAATGCGCCGCCGCACTGCGGTGATCTGGTTGATCTGGTTCGTGATCACGTTCTCCTACTACGGCTTCTTCTCCTGGATTCCTACACTGCTGGTGGGCCGCGGCATTACCATCACCAAGAGCTTCGAGTTCTCAATCCTGATTTACCTGGCTCAAATCCCCGGCTACTTCTCCGCCGCATGGTTGTGTGACCGGATCGATCGCAAGAACACCATTGCCCTCTACCTTGCAGGATCGGCCGTCAGCGCGTTCTGGCTGAGCCAATCCAACGATTCCGGCATGATCCTCTTGGCTGCCGCCACACTGTCCTTCTTCCTGAACGGCACCTATGCCGGCGTGTACGCCTACACTCCGGAACTCTTCCCCACCTGGATGCGAGCCACCGGTGTTGGCCTGGCCAGCGCTGTGGGCCGTATCGGCAGCATCCTCGCACCGTCCATCATCGGTATTTTCGCCGCGTCCCTGGGCTTCGGCGGAGTGTTCACCATGACTACGGTGGTGCTGACCATTGGCGTCCTGGGCGTGGTGATCTTCGGAGCGTCCACCGCGGGCAAATCGCTGGAGGACATCAACACCCGCGCCGAGCACGACCCCGCAGCGGCAGGGACCACCAGCAAATGA
- a CDS encoding GAF domain-containing protein yields the protein MKTDTTFQAAFDALQQEPGVILFTALQWIPQRSSLKRLFTSHPAEYPVGGEKTVEISPGWLGTVIEKKEPFLAPDLAALREVFADSELIQQLGCGAVINVPVLNQQHNVVGVLALLDAEGKYTQQSVETAVDVIEQNLASLVQAFEAHPTETTRPDAPAKDTV from the coding sequence ATGAAAACAGACACCACGTTCCAAGCGGCGTTCGATGCTCTGCAGCAAGAGCCCGGCGTCATCCTTTTCACCGCCCTCCAATGGATCCCGCAACGCTCCAGCCTCAAACGCCTCTTTACCAGCCACCCGGCCGAATATCCGGTGGGGGGCGAGAAAACCGTGGAGATCTCGCCGGGCTGGCTGGGTACGGTCATCGAGAAGAAGGAGCCGTTCCTGGCCCCCGATCTGGCTGCGCTGAGGGAAGTCTTTGCAGACTCCGAACTCATCCAGCAACTCGGGTGCGGAGCCGTCATCAACGTGCCGGTCCTGAACCAACAGCACAACGTGGTTGGCGTGCTGGCCCTCTTGGACGCGGAAGGCAAGTACACGCAGCAGAGTGTGGAAACCGCCGTCGACGTTATTGAGCAGAACCTCGCCAGCCTTGTTCAGGCCTTTGAAGCCCATCCCACAGAGACCACCCGCCCCGACGCCCCAGCGAAGGACACCGTTTAA
- a CDS encoding amidohydrolase family protein, whose product MSTTPETTPLVIRNASVLDVEAGTYSTADVVSVDGKISSVGPDAEAPSGAQVIDGTGKFVIPGLIDAHVHVVASSADFRSLTYTPASYVYAQTARIMGQMLRRGFTTVRDLSGADFGLAMAQQEGLLEGPKIHFCGHALSQTGGHGDMRLPGEDHDPNGRGCCGIGRVADGVDAVRAAARDEIRKGAHHIKIMASGGVSSPTDRIDSTQYSMEEMRAAVEEAQAANRYVAAHAYTARAINRALEAGVRSIEHGNLLDDESLKLFLEKDAFLVPTLVTYWALKEEGKEFGLTEEMWAKVDSVLTSGLEAIGRAHEAGVKMAFGTDLLGGMHRHQNEQFRLLGKVQPAIDAIRSATTTAALLLEREGELGVIASGADADMLVLGADPVADISVLADISEHLEYLIQDGRVIS is encoded by the coding sequence GTGAGCACCACCCCAGAAACCACCCCACTGGTCATCCGCAACGCAAGCGTCCTGGACGTTGAGGCCGGCACCTACTCAACTGCCGACGTCGTAAGTGTTGACGGGAAGATCAGCAGCGTAGGGCCAGACGCCGAGGCGCCGTCCGGCGCTCAGGTCATCGATGGCACCGGCAAGTTTGTGATCCCGGGCCTGATCGATGCCCACGTCCACGTGGTGGCATCCAGCGCCGACTTCCGTTCGCTGACTTACACGCCCGCGTCTTATGTCTACGCCCAGACGGCCCGGATCATGGGACAGATGCTCCGCCGCGGCTTTACCACGGTCCGCGATCTGTCCGGCGCCGACTTCGGCCTGGCAATGGCGCAGCAGGAAGGCCTGCTGGAGGGTCCGAAGATCCATTTCTGCGGACACGCTCTCAGCCAGACCGGCGGCCATGGGGACATGCGCCTGCCCGGCGAAGACCACGATCCCAATGGTCGGGGCTGCTGCGGCATCGGCCGGGTGGCCGACGGTGTTGACGCTGTCCGCGCCGCCGCCCGCGACGAAATCCGCAAGGGCGCCCACCACATCAAGATCATGGCGTCCGGCGGCGTCTCCTCCCCCACTGACCGCATCGATTCCACCCAGTACTCCATGGAAGAAATGCGCGCAGCGGTGGAGGAGGCGCAGGCCGCCAACCGCTACGTTGCCGCCCACGCCTACACTGCCCGGGCCATCAACCGTGCGCTTGAAGCAGGTGTCCGCTCGATCGAACACGGCAACCTCCTGGACGACGAAAGCCTGAAGCTGTTCCTCGAAAAGGACGCCTTCCTGGTCCCCACACTCGTCACGTATTGGGCGCTGAAGGAAGAGGGCAAGGAGTTTGGCCTCACGGAGGAAATGTGGGCCAAGGTGGACTCCGTGCTCACCAGCGGCCTCGAAGCGATCGGCCGTGCCCACGAAGCCGGCGTGAAGATGGCTTTCGGCACCGACCTCCTGGGCGGGATGCACCGCCACCAGAATGAACAGTTCAGGCTGCTCGGCAAGGTCCAACCGGCTATTGACGCCATCCGTTCTGCAACCACGACGGCGGCCCTGCTGCTTGAGCGCGAAGGTGAACTTGGCGTGATCGCATCTGGCGCAGATGCCGACATGCTGGTCTTGGGCGCCGACCCTGTGGCGGACATTTCCGTGCTGGCGGACATCTCCGAGCACCTTGAGTACCTCATTCAGGACGGCCGGGTGATCTCCTAG
- a CDS encoding SRPBCC family protein — MTTKVNKTIMVNVPVSMAYRQWTRFEEFPHFMGGVERVTRLSDDRLEWVAEIAGVHRRWEARIVQQDVDRAVAWAAVEGARNAGWVEFKEAGPSQTSLHLSLEYEPHGVLEFLGDKLHIVERQAESDLKKFKEYIEKQAPETSEPTATPATTSGPAGTGGTAAAAVDPSPGASDTTPIVDPITHPFDQTNGLADLDGDSDETADSDTRSEAERKADEGRGEGFIPPLGGLPGQR, encoded by the coding sequence GTGACCACCAAGGTAAACAAGACCATCATGGTCAACGTTCCGGTCAGTATGGCCTACAGGCAGTGGACCAGGTTCGAGGAATTTCCGCACTTCATGGGCGGAGTGGAACGAGTTACACGGCTCAGCGATGACCGCCTGGAATGGGTGGCTGAAATCGCCGGCGTCCACCGCCGCTGGGAAGCCAGGATCGTTCAACAGGACGTGGACCGCGCTGTGGCTTGGGCCGCAGTCGAGGGTGCCAGGAATGCAGGCTGGGTCGAGTTCAAAGAGGCCGGCCCCAGCCAGACGTCCTTGCACCTTTCCTTGGAATATGAACCCCATGGCGTCCTCGAATTCCTGGGCGACAAGTTGCACATTGTTGAAAGGCAGGCTGAGTCAGACTTGAAGAAGTTCAAGGAGTACATCGAGAAGCAGGCACCGGAGACCTCCGAGCCCACCGCAACTCCGGCCACCACCAGCGGACCGGCAGGCACCGGCGGAACAGCGGCCGCCGCCGTCGACCCTTCACCCGGAGCCTCGGACACAACGCCGATTGTCGATCCCATCACCCACCCCTTCGATCAGACAAACGGCCTGGCCGATCTGGACGGAGACTCGGACGAAACCGCTGACAGCGATACCCGCAGCGAAGCTGAGCGAAAGGCGGATGAGGGCCGCGGCGAAGGCTTCATCCCGCCGCTGGGCGGGCTGCCCGGACAGAGGTAA
- a CDS encoding rhamnogalacturonan lyase, which yields MAYPTKCSYRTTRGRAWKAVPLAASASLAAAAIALTGVPLAQAAPAQPAQAAQTGLPGVVPATKDPSALKRQVENLDRAPVAVLTDQGVTVSWRMLGLDKDSIGFQVLRDGINITPEPLRNATMLVDPEGTAESSYVIKTVGNGQGQDKLSEAVTPLAQNYLAIKLDKPADGVTPDGKPYSYSANDATVADLDGDGKYEVIQTWAPSNAKDNSQSGYTGNVYVDAYKLDGTKLWRIDLGRNIRAGAHYTQVLAYDFDGDGKAEVSLKTADGTRDAAGTVIGNADADFRNSAGYVLSGPEFLTVFKGEAGTIMDTVAYEPPRGSVASWGDNYGNRVDRFLAGVAYLDGEHPSMMVSRGYYTHTVLVTYDLVNGKLVKRWTFDSNLAGDEYKGQGNHNLSVADVDQDGKDEFVFGSMTIDDNGQPLYNTKLGHGDAIHTSDLDPSRPGLETFAVHESMSQSGNRGATFRDAATGEVLWSIPAARDTGRGAAGDIDPRYAGAEGWAVGGTAAWDSPVGQLVSAKGELISGKIPAANFLAWWDGDLLREVVDHDYDATLSRGVPTISKWNWETESSDRLLTAEGARSNNTTKGNPSIQADILGDWREEIAWPSTDSTELRIYTTTAPTEVRLRTLMHDTVYRTAVARENVAYNQPPHPSFFIGEGMQAPAIPAVEYTGTKK from the coding sequence TTGGCTTACCCCACAAAATGTTCCTACCGCACTACCCGTGGCCGTGCATGGAAGGCCGTCCCGCTGGCAGCCTCGGCGTCACTCGCCGCTGCGGCGATCGCCCTGACGGGCGTCCCGCTGGCTCAAGCAGCCCCCGCTCAACCTGCGCAGGCAGCGCAAACCGGACTTCCCGGCGTCGTGCCTGCCACGAAGGATCCATCCGCACTCAAGCGGCAAGTGGAGAACCTGGACCGGGCGCCGGTGGCCGTCCTGACTGACCAGGGCGTCACAGTGAGCTGGCGCATGCTGGGCCTGGACAAGGACAGCATAGGCTTCCAGGTCCTGCGCGACGGCATCAACATCACCCCGGAACCTCTCCGAAATGCCACCATGTTGGTGGACCCGGAGGGCACCGCAGAATCCAGCTACGTCATCAAAACCGTAGGCAACGGGCAGGGGCAGGACAAGCTGAGCGAAGCGGTCACGCCGCTGGCGCAGAACTACCTGGCCATCAAGTTGGACAAGCCGGCCGACGGAGTCACCCCTGATGGGAAGCCGTACAGCTACTCGGCGAACGACGCCACAGTGGCGGACCTCGACGGCGACGGGAAGTACGAGGTCATCCAAACCTGGGCGCCATCCAACGCCAAGGACAACTCCCAATCCGGTTACACAGGGAACGTCTATGTTGACGCCTACAAGCTGGACGGCACCAAGCTGTGGCGCATCGACCTCGGCCGCAACATCCGCGCAGGCGCCCATTACACGCAGGTTTTGGCGTACGACTTCGACGGCGACGGCAAGGCTGAGGTTTCCCTCAAGACAGCAGATGGCACCCGCGATGCTGCAGGAACGGTCATTGGAAACGCCGACGCCGATTTCCGCAACAGTGCTGGTTACGTTCTGTCCGGTCCCGAATTCCTTACAGTCTTCAAGGGCGAGGCAGGCACCATCATGGACACCGTGGCCTACGAGCCCCCGCGCGGCTCTGTAGCCAGCTGGGGCGACAACTACGGAAACCGAGTGGACCGCTTCCTGGCCGGCGTGGCCTACCTCGACGGCGAGCACCCGTCCATGATGGTCAGCCGTGGCTACTACACGCACACCGTCCTGGTCACATACGACCTCGTCAACGGCAAGCTCGTGAAGCGCTGGACTTTCGATTCAAACCTCGCCGGGGATGAATACAAGGGACAGGGCAATCACAACCTGTCCGTTGCCGACGTGGACCAGGACGGCAAGGATGAGTTCGTCTTTGGCTCCATGACCATTGATGACAACGGCCAGCCGCTGTACAACACCAAGCTCGGCCACGGCGATGCCATCCACACCAGCGACCTTGATCCGTCCAGGCCCGGGCTGGAGACGTTCGCCGTTCACGAGAGCATGAGCCAGAGCGGAAACCGCGGCGCCACCTTCCGCGACGCCGCAACCGGTGAAGTCCTCTGGAGCATCCCCGCAGCCCGGGACACCGGCCGCGGTGCGGCAGGCGACATTGATCCCCGCTATGCCGGGGCTGAAGGGTGGGCTGTTGGAGGTACGGCGGCCTGGGATTCACCCGTTGGCCAGTTGGTATCGGCCAAGGGCGAGCTGATTTCCGGGAAGATCCCGGCCGCGAACTTCCTGGCATGGTGGGACGGTGACCTGCTCCGCGAAGTGGTGGATCACGACTACGACGCCACCCTGTCCCGCGGCGTTCCCACCATCTCCAAGTGGAACTGGGAAACCGAGTCCAGCGATCGGCTGCTGACGGCAGAGGGTGCACGCAGCAACAACACCACCAAGGGCAACCCTTCAATTCAGGCAGACATCCTGGGTGACTGGCGCGAAGAGATCGCCTGGCCGTCCACAGACAGTACTGAGTTGCGGATTTACACCACCACCGCTCCCACCGAGGTGCGCTTGCGGACCTTGATGCATGACACTGTGTACCGCACAGCCGTGGCACGCGAGAACGTAGCCTACAACCAGCCTCCGCACCCCAGCTTCTTCATTGGCGAGGGCATGCAGGCACCGGCTATTCCCGCCGTCGAGTACACCGGCACCAAGAAGTAG
- a CDS encoding LLM class flavin-dependent oxidoreductase, whose translation MPKPPVTPLSVLDLSPVSAGQTPGEALRSTLNLAAAAEASGYSRYWLAEHHLNTGVAGSAPHILAGLVASATQTIRVGTAATLLGNYRPLQIAESIGTLAAVFPDRVDLGFGRSGPPKSPSEPAPGVVPAAEAVSDRVVDGLLVPAPRPIFGAVLPRKFRLQGELLGRFPGDTDNFENDIQDIIGFFTGEYRTKHGEEVTATPALGQAPQFWVHGSTAGPSARLAGKLGLPFGANYHVAPAGVLDSVAEYRAHFQPSAALREPQVIVSADVLVAPEERQAQRLARGYAQWVHGIRSGQGAIPYPSPEDALELSLDADARDLVKDRLDTRLVGDPHQVSEGLRTLQRATGAQELLITTITHDPADRQNSYQLLAEVWGL comes from the coding sequence ATGCCAAAGCCTCCCGTTACTCCCCTGTCCGTCCTTGACCTCAGCCCGGTGTCGGCCGGACAGACCCCCGGCGAGGCACTACGCAGCACCCTCAACCTCGCAGCGGCTGCCGAGGCTTCCGGCTACTCGCGATACTGGCTGGCCGAGCACCACCTCAACACCGGCGTTGCCGGGTCAGCCCCGCACATCCTTGCCGGGTTGGTGGCCTCGGCCACACAGACCATCCGGGTGGGAACTGCAGCCACCCTATTGGGGAACTACCGGCCCCTCCAGATTGCGGAGAGCATTGGAACACTGGCCGCCGTGTTCCCGGACCGCGTGGACCTGGGCTTTGGCCGCTCAGGTCCGCCAAAATCCCCCAGTGAGCCGGCTCCCGGAGTGGTCCCCGCAGCGGAGGCTGTCAGCGATCGCGTGGTCGACGGACTGCTGGTTCCTGCGCCGCGCCCCATCTTCGGCGCGGTCCTGCCCAGGAAGTTCCGGCTGCAGGGCGAACTGCTGGGCCGCTTCCCCGGAGACACGGACAACTTCGAGAACGACATCCAGGACATCATCGGATTTTTCACCGGCGAGTACAGGACCAAACACGGCGAGGAAGTCACGGCTACACCCGCCCTCGGCCAGGCGCCGCAGTTCTGGGTCCACGGGTCCACAGCCGGCCCCAGCGCCCGGCTGGCTGGCAAGTTGGGCCTCCCTTTCGGCGCGAACTATCACGTTGCGCCAGCAGGCGTGCTGGATTCCGTTGCCGAATACCGGGCTCACTTCCAACCCTCCGCGGCCTTGCGCGAACCGCAAGTGATCGTCTCAGCGGACGTGCTGGTAGCACCGGAGGAACGCCAGGCACAGCGCTTGGCCCGCGGCTACGCCCAGTGGGTTCACGGGATCCGCAGCGGACAGGGCGCCATCCCGTACCCGTCACCCGAGGATGCGCTGGAACTTTCCCTGGACGCCGACGCCCGGGACCTCGTCAAGGATCGCCTTGACACGCGGCTCGTCGGCGACCCCCACCAGGTCAGCGAGGGACTCCGCACGCTGCAACGAGCCACGGGCGCGCAGGAACTGCTCATCACCACCATTACCCATGATCCCGCCGACCGGCAGAACTCCTACCAGCTGCTGGCCGAGGTATGGGGCCTCTAG
- a CDS encoding rhodanese-like domain-containing protein: MSIETTVQEDAVQEDNQLITAEEAAKLIEEGALLLDVRSEGGRASTGTVPGAVVVNREHVEEDFSPESAHRLGQVSGTDQKIVVFCGSVNGSRPVAQKLKVLGYANAVHVDGGFPALRDVGVPTTGPTAPPASTAQASTDSVTSER, from the coding sequence ATGTCCATCGAAACAACGGTCCAGGAAGATGCAGTCCAGGAAGACAACCAGCTGATCACCGCTGAGGAAGCCGCCAAGCTCATCGAAGAAGGCGCCCTGCTGCTCGATGTTCGCAGCGAAGGCGGCCGCGCCAGCACAGGTACCGTCCCCGGCGCCGTAGTGGTCAACCGCGAGCATGTGGAGGAGGACTTCAGCCCGGAATCCGCCCACCGGCTTGGCCAGGTCAGCGGCACGGACCAGAAGATAGTGGTGTTCTGCGGCTCCGTGAACGGTTCACGGCCCGTCGCGCAGAAACTCAAGGTCCTCGGCTACGCCAACGCCGTTCACGTGGACGGCGGCTTCCCGGCGCTTCGCGACGTCGGCGTCCCCACCACGGGCCCGACGGCCCCACCGGCTTCCACAGCCCAGGCTTCCACCGATTCGGTGACTTCCGAACGCTGA